The Sphaerospermopsis torques-reginae ITEP-024 genome has a window encoding:
- a CDS encoding aspartate aminotransferase family protein, whose translation MSIQSLVEQPINPSNMTSFSADSFNQVVMSTYGRFPIALERGAGCRVWDTQGREYLDFVAGIATCTLGHAHPVMVEAVTRQIQKLHHVSNLYYIPEQGELAKWIVDHSCADRVFFCNSGAEANEAAIKLARKYAHKVLEIAHPIILTAHASFHGRTLATVTATGQPKYQKNFDPLVPGFHYVKYNDIKEVEAAVTELDEGNYRVGAILIEPLQGEGGVRPGDKKYFQRLREICDETGILLIFDEVQVGMGRSGKLWGYEHLGVEPDIFTSAKGLGGGIPIGAMMSKKFCDIFEPGEHASTFGGNPFACGVALSVCQTLEKENILENVQEQGAHLREGLKMIARKYPHHISEVRGWGLINGMEIKEDSSLTAADVVKAAMDEGLLLVPAGPKVVRFVPPLIVTDTDINQALHTVEKALAKVTA comes from the coding sequence GTGAGTATCCAAAGTTTAGTTGAACAGCCGATAAACCCCTCAAATATGACTTCCTTTAGTGCAGATAGTTTTAATCAAGTGGTGATGTCCACCTACGGACGCTTTCCCATAGCTTTAGAACGAGGTGCTGGCTGTCGCGTTTGGGATACCCAAGGCAGGGAATATCTCGATTTTGTGGCCGGAATAGCTACTTGTACTTTGGGACACGCCCACCCTGTCATGGTAGAGGCAGTCACACGCCAAATTCAAAAACTGCATCATGTCTCTAATTTATACTATATTCCCGAACAAGGGGAATTAGCCAAATGGATTGTAGATCATTCCTGTGCAGATCGGGTGTTTTTCTGCAACTCAGGCGCTGAAGCCAACGAAGCAGCAATTAAACTAGCGAGAAAATACGCTCACAAGGTTTTAGAAATTGCCCACCCCATTATTTTAACTGCTCATGCCAGTTTTCACGGCAGGACTTTAGCCACTGTCACCGCTACCGGACAACCAAAGTATCAAAAAAACTTTGATCCTTTAGTCCCTGGTTTCCACTATGTTAAATATAACGATATTAAAGAGGTGGAAGCGGCTGTTACTGAGTTGGATGAAGGAAATTATCGCGTCGGTGCAATTTTAATTGAACCTTTACAGGGAGAAGGGGGAGTCCGTCCTGGAGATAAGAAGTATTTCCAACGATTACGGGAAATTTGTGATGAAACCGGCATTTTATTGATTTTCGATGAAGTGCAAGTAGGGATGGGACGCAGTGGTAAATTATGGGGTTATGAACATCTGGGAGTAGAACCGGATATTTTCACCAGTGCAAAAGGACTAGGTGGCGGTATCCCCATCGGTGCAATGATGAGCAAGAAATTCTGTGATATTTTTGAACCAGGAGAACACGCTAGTACATTTGGTGGCAATCCCTTTGCTTGTGGTGTAGCTTTAAGTGTGTGCCAAACTTTGGAAAAAGAAAATATTTTAGAGAACGTGCAAGAACAAGGCGCACATTTACGGGAAGGGTTAAAAATGATTGCCCGTAAATACCCTCATCATATTTCCGAAGTGCGGGGTTGGGGTTTAATCAACGGGATGGAAATCAAAGAAGATAGTTCTTTAACTGCGGCTGATGTTGTCAAAGCGGCTATGGATGAAGGTTTATTATTAGTACCAGCAGGTCCTAAAGTCGTGCGGTTTGTACCTCCTTTAATTGTCACAGATACAGACATCAATCAAGCATTACACACAGTAGAAAAGGCATTAGCTAAAGTTACAGCATAA
- a CDS encoding potassium channel family protein, which produces MYSTLEQKYKGIQQELMAGAVALVFVFLSGTLWYWLVEGWSWEDAVYMTVITLATVGYGETRPLDNQGRLFTIVLILMGVINLGYIVNRFTQAVIEGYFQEGIRLRQQRRLMESLIGHYIICGFSRTGRQIAKEFQAEGVSFVVIDSELESVQQAQSEGYIVYQGDATLDDTLLKVGIERAICIVAALPSDAENLYTVLSAKTLNPNIRAIARASTEEAVQKLQRGGADAVISPYITGGKRMAAAALRPQILDFVDGMLSGTDRQLYMEEFLLDAAFCPFVGQTLQKAKLRSQTGALVLAIRRSDGNLIGGPTGDTVLMSGDTLICMGTAEQLRSLNQILGPINSQQLRRPKQS; this is translated from the coding sequence GTGTATTCTACCCTTGAGCAAAAATATAAAGGTATTCAACAAGAGTTAATGGCTGGGGCTGTAGCCCTAGTATTTGTGTTCCTTAGTGGCACTTTATGGTATTGGTTGGTGGAAGGCTGGTCATGGGAAGATGCGGTTTACATGACGGTCATTACTTTAGCTACTGTAGGATATGGCGAAACTCGCCCGTTAGATAATCAGGGACGTTTGTTTACAATTGTCCTGATTTTAATGGGTGTAATCAATCTCGGTTACATTGTCAATAGATTTACTCAAGCAGTAATTGAAGGTTATTTTCAAGAGGGTATTCGACTCAGACAACAAAGGCGTTTAATGGAATCATTAATTGGACATTATATTATCTGTGGTTTTAGTCGGACTGGGCGACAAATCGCTAAGGAATTTCAGGCTGAGGGTGTGTCTTTTGTAGTGATTGATTCTGAGTTAGAATCTGTGCAGCAAGCTCAGTCAGAAGGTTATATTGTGTATCAGGGTGATGCCACACTGGATGATACTTTGTTGAAAGTTGGTATTGAACGGGCAATTTGTATTGTGGCAGCGTTGCCTTCTGATGCGGAAAATTTATATACTGTTTTATCAGCAAAAACTCTCAATCCTAATATTCGGGCGATCGCACGGGCAAGTACAGAGGAAGCTGTACAAAAGTTACAAAGAGGAGGGGCTGATGCGGTGATTTCTCCTTATATTACTGGAGGTAAACGCATGGCTGCGGCTGCTCTCAGACCACAGATTTTAGACTTTGTGGATGGGATGCTTTCTGGTACAGACCGTCAATTATATATGGAAGAATTTTTATTAGATGCGGCTTTCTGTCCTTTTGTGGGGCAAACTTTACAAAAAGCGAAATTGCGATCGCAAACCGGCGCATTAGTTTTAGCTATTCGTCGCAGTGATGGAAATCTCATTGGTGGACCAACGGGAGACACTGTTTTAATGTCAGGAGATACCCTAATTTGTATGGGTACGGCTGAACAACTGCGAAGTTTAAATCAAATTCTTGGACCTATTAATTCTCAACAACTAAGAAGACCAAAACAAAGTTAA
- a CDS encoding methylmalonic aciduria and homocystinuria type D protein, which produces MVNYSSVCTSEPGYPINLVGKTGQAVQISIHNPSQYICANCEQILPDWTQQQFLWVVVVLQQSKYPLLEITAETETEKERLREKFMRFGCDVAFNLRDRGYVTDLIDPRTGYPLLSHPGPVPHDDTAVAKALLNYPVIKNKCCVLVHPQWGAAVYPSVLLSAASPEIIASVMKAIAPLHGWTEVDV; this is translated from the coding sequence GTGGTGAACTATTCCAGTGTTTGCACTTCTGAGCCAGGCTATCCCATTAATTTAGTTGGCAAAACGGGACAAGCTGTACAAATTTCTATTCATAACCCCAGTCAATATATCTGTGCCAACTGCGAACAGATATTACCAGATTGGACACAGCAACAGTTTTTGTGGGTGGTGGTTGTTTTACAACAATCAAAATATCCACTTTTAGAAATTACTGCGGAAACAGAAACAGAAAAAGAAAGGTTACGGGAAAAGTTTATGCGGTTCGGTTGTGATGTGGCTTTTAATTTGCGCGATCGCGGTTATGTCACCGATTTAATTGATCCCCGTACAGGTTATCCTTTACTTTCCCATCCCGGTCCTGTTCCCCATGATGATACAGCAGTTGCTAAAGCTTTACTAAATTATCCTGTGATTAAAAATAAATGCTGTGTACTGGTGCATCCTCAATGGGGTGCTGCTGTTTATCCTAGTGTGTTACTTTCGGCAGCATCACCAGAAATAATTGCATCAGTAATGAAAGCGATCGCTCCTTTGCATGGGTGGACGGAAGTTGATGTTTAA
- a CDS encoding glycogen debranching protein, with protein sequence MTIWVNEQIDPSGMIHACIACCDQSQAQDCHESFQKGLTDKQKADGWVAQLRTVNSWDEVPVNALKLN encoded by the coding sequence ATGACTATTTGGGTAAATGAGCAAATTGATCCATCGGGAATGATTCATGCTTGTATTGCTTGTTGTGATCAGAGTCAAGCTCAAGATTGTCATGAGTCCTTTCAAAAAGGGTTGACTGATAAGCAAAAAGCAGATGGTTGGGTTGCACAGTTACGTACTGTAAATTCTTGGGATGAAGTTCCAGTCAATGCTTTAAAACTTAATTGA
- a CDS encoding DevA family ABC transporter ATP-binding protein, whose amino-acid sequence MLKINTQSKIASNTVIHVSQLHHYFGEGNLKKQVLFDINLEIKAGEIVIMTGPSGSGKTTLLSLMGGLRSAQEGSLQILNQEMRGASKSKLTKLRRQIGYIFQAHNLMSFLTAKENVRMSLELHKEYLNQDINTKAISMLEEVGLGDRVDYYPESLSGGQKQRVAIARALVSHPKIVLADEPTASLDKQSGRDVVELMQKLAKEQGCTILLVTHDNRILDIADRIIYMEDGKMN is encoded by the coding sequence ATGTTAAAAATTAATACTCAATCAAAAATTGCTTCAAATACAGTAATTCATGTTTCTCAACTGCATCATTATTTTGGTGAAGGAAATTTAAAAAAACAAGTATTATTTGATATCAACTTAGAAATTAAAGCCGGGGAAATTGTGATTATGACAGGTCCTTCTGGTTCAGGTAAAACCACCTTATTATCATTAATGGGTGGGTTGCGTTCTGCTCAAGAAGGAAGTTTGCAAATATTAAATCAAGAAATGCGGGGAGCGAGTAAAAGCAAGTTAACTAAATTGCGTCGTCAAATTGGTTATATTTTCCAGGCGCATAACTTAATGAGCTTTTTAACAGCTAAAGAAAATGTGAGAATGTCCTTAGAGTTGCATAAAGAATATTTAAATCAAGATATTAATACTAAAGCTATTTCCATGTTAGAAGAAGTTGGGTTAGGAGATCGTGTAGATTACTATCCAGAGAGTTTATCAGGAGGACAAAAACAAAGAGTAGCGATCGCCCGTGCTTTAGTTAGTCATCCTAAAATAGTATTAGCAGATGAACCTACTGCTTCATTAGATAAACAATCAGGACGGGATGTGGTAGAATTAATGCAAAAATTAGCGAAAGAGCAAGGTTGTACCATTTTGCTTGTTACTCACGATAACCGCATTTTAGATATAGCAGATCGGATTATTTATATGGAAGATGGAAAGATGAACTAG
- the devC gene encoding ABC transporter permease DevC translates to MTKKLFLKTPLALRQLMKEKTRLAVAVAGITFADMLIFIQMGFESALFDAAIQPHRNLSADLVLINPQFNTLFSVKSFSRERLYQALSYDGVKSVNSVYIGTGQWRNPETRIDRAILVWGVDPNQPGLKFPEVQKNNDALKPLNQVMFDQAGRPEYGAVGEIFKKTGNFQTELNNKSVSVKGVFSNGASFAADGNVITSDSTFLQLFPERKPDQIEVGLINLQPGADVEKIKTQLRIGLNPDPKNPFVEIGTPEDFAQKEKNYWANGTGIGFIFGLGVGVGFIVGILIVYQILYSDVSDHLPEYATLKAMGYTDGYLLGVLIQEALFLAILGYLPAFFLSFGLYQLTFAATMLPISMKVDRAITVFIMTVIMCSVSGAIALKKLRSADPADIF, encoded by the coding sequence ATGACTAAAAAACTATTTCTGAAAACGCCTCTTGCTTTGCGTCAGCTAATGAAAGAAAAAACGCGGTTAGCTGTTGCAGTCGCGGGAATTACTTTTGCTGATATGTTGATTTTTATTCAGATGGGTTTTGAAAGTGCATTGTTTGATGCAGCAATTCAACCACATCGCAATTTATCAGCAGATTTAGTATTAATTAATCCTCAATTTAATACCTTATTCTCTGTGAAAAGTTTTTCCAGAGAAAGACTCTATCAAGCATTAAGTTATGATGGAGTAAAATCAGTTAATTCTGTTTATATTGGTACAGGACAATGGCGCAATCCTGAAACACGAATTGATCGAGCTATTTTAGTTTGGGGAGTAGATCCAAATCAACCAGGATTGAAATTTCCAGAAGTGCAAAAAAATAACGATGCTCTCAAACCACTAAATCAAGTAATGTTTGATCAAGCTGGTCGTCCAGAATATGGTGCTGTAGGTGAAATATTCAAAAAAACAGGCAATTTTCAAACAGAACTGAATAATAAATCTGTGAGTGTTAAAGGTGTATTTAGTAATGGTGCTTCCTTTGCTGCTGATGGTAATGTGATTACGAGTGATTCCACTTTTTTGCAATTATTTCCTGAACGTAAACCCGATCAAATTGAAGTAGGTTTAATTAATCTCCAACCAGGTGCAGATGTGGAGAAAATCAAAACACAACTGAGAATAGGATTAAATCCAGATCCTAAAAATCCCTTTGTAGAAATAGGAACACCAGAAGATTTTGCCCAAAAAGAAAAGAATTATTGGGCTAATGGTACAGGTATTGGTTTTATTTTTGGATTGGGTGTAGGAGTTGGATTTATTGTTGGTATTCTGATTGTTTATCAAATTCTTTATTCTGACGTTTCCGATCATCTTCCAGAATATGCAACTCTTAAAGCAATGGGTTATACAGATGGTTATCTTTTGGGAGTTTTAATACAAGAGGCTTTATTTTTAGCTATTTTAGGTTATTTGCCGGCATTTTTTCTTTCTTTTGGATTATATCAACTCACATTTGCAGCCACTATGTTACCCATTTCTATGAAAGTAGATCGAGCAATTACAGTGTTTATTATGACGGTGATTATGTGTAGTGTTTCTGGTGCGATCGCCCTGAAAAAACTTCGTTCTGCTGATCCTGCGGACATTTTTTAA
- a CDS encoding ABC exporter membrane fusion protein, translating to MSYKLLLKPGNQGLIVLVLAATAITVGIAIYGISNFGKVGNATTGELTETAAIPSKVTALGRLEPETEVIKLSAPLALDGDRVEKILFKEGDIVKAGEVIAILDSRDKLQNSVLQAEKQVRVSQAKLEQIKAGAKAGEIQAQKANLERIKAQYEGDKNAQQQNIARIEAQWQGDRIAQQATINKLTAELKNAESEYQRYQQLYSEGAISNSLIDSKRLNVETAKQQLSEAKAVIERINSTATKQLAEAKVALNRINTTSNKQINEAKATLNSIAEVRPVDVNLAQTEVESAIADLKRAQTELQAAFIRAPMTGKILKIHTRVGEKISESGIADFAQTEQMLAVAEVYQTDINKVKIGQKAVITSPTFTGELRGEVAQIGLQVNRQNVFSNQPGENLDSRVIEVKIKLTSEDSKKVAGFTNLQVQTAIEL from the coding sequence ATGAGTTATAAATTATTATTGAAACCAGGAAATCAAGGGTTAATTGTTTTGGTTTTAGCAGCCACCGCTATAACTGTGGGAATTGCAATCTATGGTATTTCTAATTTTGGTAAAGTTGGCAATGCGACCACTGGAGAATTAACAGAAACTGCTGCTATTCCTAGTAAGGTAACAGCTTTAGGAAGATTAGAACCAGAAACAGAAGTAATTAAGCTATCTGCACCTTTAGCATTAGATGGAGATAGAGTAGAAAAAATCCTCTTTAAAGAAGGTGATATAGTTAAAGCAGGAGAGGTAATTGCGATTTTAGATTCACGGGATAAATTGCAAAATTCTGTCCTCCAAGCTGAGAAACAAGTGAGAGTTTCCCAAGCCAAACTTGAGCAAATAAAAGCTGGAGCTAAAGCAGGAGAAATTCAAGCACAAAAAGCTAATCTTGAAAGAATAAAAGCCCAGTATGAAGGGGATAAAAACGCTCAACAACAAAATATTGCTAGAATAGAAGCTCAATGGCAAGGTGATAGAATTGCCCAACAAGCAACTATTAATAAATTAACAGCAGAATTAAAGAATGCCGAATCAGAATATCAACGTTATCAACAGTTATATTCAGAGGGTGCAATTTCTAATTCTTTAATTGATAGTAAACGGTTAAATGTAGAAACTGCCAAACAACAATTAAGTGAAGCTAAAGCAGTTATTGAACGTATAAATTCTACAGCAACCAAACAATTAGCCGAAGCAAAAGTGGCATTAAATAGAATTAACACTACTAGCAATAAACAAATTAACGAAGCCAAAGCTACACTTAACAGTATTGCCGAAGTTCGTCCTGTAGATGTGAACTTAGCACAAACAGAAGTTGAAAGTGCGATCGCTGATCTTAAACGCGCTCAAACCGAACTCCAAGCAGCATTTATTCGCGCTCCCATGACAGGAAAAATTCTCAAAATTCATACCCGTGTCGGTGAGAAAATAAGTGAATCTGGTATTGCAGACTTTGCACAAACAGAACAAATGTTAGCAGTAGCAGAAGTTTATCAAACTGATATTAATAAGGTAAAGATTGGACAAAAAGCTGTAATTACCAGTCCTACATTTACAGGTGAACTGCGGGGAGAAGTTGCCCAAATTGGTTTACAAGTCAATCGTCAAAATGTGTTTAGTAACCAACCAGGGGAAAATTTAGACAGTCGAGTTATTGAAGTGAAAATTAAACTCACTTCTGAAGATAGTAAAAAAGTTGCAGGTTTTACTAACTTACAAGTACAAACAGCAATTGAATTGTAA
- a CDS encoding TetR/AcrR family transcriptional regulator: MPKIVDHEQYRKELLGKCFDLFADKGYGAITMRQIANSLGVSTGTLYHYFPSKQALFEQLVEEISQQDVMAALAELGGKNNISEMMTALGNYLVNNEDYLIKWTYVWVDFCQNQDSKTMLNNSTVFQRANKRYQQAACEFLGIEDQVLASFVLSFVNGVILEKLWGDKTIDFMEQCQLLGEMLTAYLQTKNRSISLI; encoded by the coding sequence ATGCCGAAAATTGTGGATCATGAACAATACCGCAAAGAATTACTCGGCAAGTGTTTTGACTTATTTGCAGACAAAGGATATGGCGCTATCACCATGCGGCAAATTGCTAACAGTTTAGGGGTTTCCACGGGTACGCTTTATCACTACTTCCCCAGTAAACAAGCTTTATTTGAACAACTGGTAGAAGAAATTAGTCAGCAAGATGTGATGGCAGCTTTAGCAGAATTAGGAGGAAAAAACAACATATCAGAAATGATGACAGCTTTGGGTAATTATCTTGTCAATAACGAAGATTACCTAATTAAATGGACTTATGTTTGGGTTGATTTTTGTCAAAATCAAGACTCAAAAACCATGCTCAATAATAGCACAGTTTTCCAACGTGCTAACAAAAGATATCAACAAGCAGCTTGTGAATTTTTGGGTATTGAAGATCAAGTTTTAGCATCATTTGTATTGAGTTTTGTCAACGGTGTAATTCTGGAAAAATTATGGGGTGATAAAACAATTGATTTTATGGAACAATGCCAACTTTTAGGGGAAATGTTAACAGCTTATTTACAGACAAAGAATAGGTCAATATCATTAATTTAA
- a CDS encoding HhoA/HhoB/HtrA family serine endopeptidase → MQNQPQDKDNLLTKSHDHAPWKKAAASLSLVLLGSGMTFAGGYLANNQQQVAETASKLAVQSVNAAPPLPGNTDPNFVTQVVQRVGPAVVRINSSRTVQSRIPEEFNDPFFRQFFGSRLPRGGNRVERGAGSGFIISADGRILTNAHVVEGADRVTVTLKDGRTFQGKVVGKDELTDVAVVKIEANNLPTVSLGNSDQLQPGQWAIAIGNPLGLDNTVTTGIISATGRSSNQVGVPDKRVEFIQTDAAINPGNSGGPLLNARGEVIGMNTAIIQGAQGLGFSIPINTAKRISDQLITTGKAQHPYLGIQMVGITPELKQRINSDPNSGLTVNENQGVLIIRVMPDSPAAKAGIRAGDVIQRLNGEVVTEASAIQKAVEKAQVGGNLRLDLRRNGQSINIAVRPGTFPTNIQ, encoded by the coding sequence ATGCAAAACCAACCTCAAGACAAAGATAATCTGTTAACCAAAAGCCATGATCATGCGCCTTGGAAAAAAGCAGCGGCTTCTTTATCCTTGGTGTTGCTGGGATCAGGGATGACTTTTGCAGGAGGCTATTTAGCAAATAACCAACAGCAAGTGGCTGAAACGGCATCTAAACTAGCTGTACAAAGTGTAAATGCAGCGCCGCCATTACCAGGAAACACAGATCCGAATTTTGTGACTCAGGTTGTGCAGAGAGTCGGACCTGCGGTGGTGCGGATAAATTCTTCTCGCACTGTGCAAAGCAGGATACCGGAAGAATTTAATGATCCGTTTTTCCGGCAGTTTTTTGGGTCAAGATTACCAAGGGGAGGAAACCGGGTAGAAAGGGGTGCGGGTTCAGGTTTCATCATAAGTGCGGATGGTCGTATTTTGACTAATGCTCATGTAGTGGAAGGTGCGGATAGGGTGACAGTCACTTTAAAGGATGGACGCACTTTTCAAGGTAAAGTAGTAGGAAAAGATGAATTAACTGATGTGGCAGTGGTAAAAATTGAAGCAAATAATTTACCGACTGTATCTTTGGGTAATTCTGATCAGTTACAACCGGGACAATGGGCGATCGCTATTGGTAATCCCTTGGGTTTAGATAATACTGTAACTACAGGTATTATTAGCGCCACAGGACGTTCTAGCAACCAAGTAGGTGTTCCTGATAAACGAGTAGAATTTATTCAAACCGACGCAGCAATTAACCCTGGTAACTCTGGCGGTCCATTGCTCAATGCCCGTGGAGAAGTAATTGGCATGAATACAGCTATAATTCAAGGAGCGCAAGGTTTAGGATTTTCGATTCCTATTAATACAGCAAAACGAATTTCTGATCAATTAATCACTACAGGTAAAGCGCAACATCCATATTTAGGCATTCAGATGGTAGGGATCACACCTGAGTTAAAACAACGGATTAATTCAGATCCCAACAGTGGTTTAACTGTGAATGAAAATCAAGGAGTATTAATAATTAGAGTCATGCCCGACTCACCCGCAGCTAAAGCCGGAATACGTGCTGGGGATGTGATTCAAAGGCTAAACGGTGAAGTAGTCACAGAAGCATCTGCTATACAGAAAGCGGTGGAAAAAGCACAAGTGGGAGGGAATTTGCGCTTAGATTTACGTCGCAATGGACAAAGTATTAATATTGCTGTCCGACCGGGGACTTTTCCCACAAATATCCAATAA
- a CDS encoding LabA-like NYN domain-containing protein, with the protein MNFTNLHKKTNEYKELKEKPHWQGPTAIKTTVKGRDIKPQEAMNDMSIGDDLNRGRVAIFIDGLSLFHSALQLGIEIDYVKLLCRLTQTSRLLRAFFYTGVDASKEKQQGFLLWMRRNGYRVVTKDILAVAENGKKPNLNVEIAVDMITLAPYYDTAVLVSGDGDLAYAVNAVTSLGSRVEVIGLQSMTSDSLIDVADYFIDFESIKQYIQKDSQVGYTYRSSSTSQL; encoded by the coding sequence ATGAATTTTACTAATCTTCACAAAAAAACAAACGAATATAAAGAACTTAAAGAAAAACCACATTGGCAAGGACCAACTGCAATAAAAACAACTGTCAAAGGTCGAGATATCAAGCCACAAGAGGCTATGAACGATATGAGCATTGGTGATGATCTTAATCGCGGTAGAGTAGCCATTTTTATTGATGGTTTAAGCTTATTTCACTCTGCCTTGCAACTAGGCATTGAAATTGACTATGTTAAATTACTTTGTCGTTTAACTCAAACCTCTCGTCTTTTACGGGCTTTCTTTTATACTGGTGTCGATGCCAGCAAAGAGAAACAACAGGGGTTTCTGTTGTGGATGCGTCGCAATGGCTATCGTGTAGTCACCAAAGACATACTAGCAGTTGCCGAAAATGGTAAAAAACCCAATCTGAATGTAGAAATTGCTGTGGATATGATTACTCTAGCTCCTTACTACGATACCGCTGTGTTAGTCAGTGGAGATGGAGATTTAGCCTATGCTGTCAATGCCGTTACCAGCTTGGGATCTAGAGTAGAAGTAATTGGTCTGCAAAGCATGACCAGTGATAGCCTGATTGATGTGGCTGATTATTTCATTGATTTCGAGAGTATCAAACAGTACATTCAAAAAGATTCTCAAGTCGGTTATACTTATCGGTCTTCGTCTACTTCCCAACTTTAA
- a CDS encoding universal stress protein produces the protein MFHKILVALDNSERSQYIFDQSLFLAQASEAEMMLLHVLSPLEDPYINPIFLQPETIYPTLHTETINQYMQAWDKLKQDRLDWMRSLTQTAIKAGVKTEFTQTVGDAGRVICELALSWPADLIIVGRRGRTGISEILLGSVSNYVLHHAYCSVLTIQGLTPPTIANTENTQVTST, from the coding sequence ATGTTTCACAAAATTTTAGTTGCTCTCGACAACTCAGAAAGAAGTCAGTATATTTTTGATCAATCTCTATTTTTGGCTCAGGCAAGTGAGGCAGAAATGATGTTGCTTCACGTTCTATCCCCCTTAGAAGATCCTTACATCAATCCCATATTTTTGCAACCAGAAACAATTTATCCTACCTTGCATACTGAAACTATTAATCAATATATGCAAGCTTGGGATAAACTAAAGCAAGATAGACTAGATTGGATGCGATCGCTGACTCAAACGGCAATTAAGGCAGGTGTCAAAACTGAGTTTACCCAAACCGTAGGTGATGCAGGCCGAGTGATCTGTGAATTAGCTTTAAGTTGGCCAGCTGACTTAATTATAGTCGGTCGCAGAGGACGTACTGGCATTAGTGAAATTTTATTAGGGAGCGTCAGCAACTACGTTTTACATCATGCTTATTGCTCTGTTCTCACCATACAAGGCCTCACGCCTCCTACCATAGCAAACACCGAAAATACACAAGTAACTTCCACCTGA
- a CDS encoding phosphoribosyltransferase: MVLRFRNRTEAGKMLAQNLTAYTHEENLLVLALPRGGVPVACEVAKALNAPLDVCIVRKLGVPGHKELAMGAIAAGGIGVLNSDVINTLGIDKETIQAVAAEELQELQRRDRTYRGDAPPINVENKTVILIDDGIATGSTMRAAIAILQQQQPKKIVVAIPVAPTSTYKELQSEVDEIVCLQIIEYLSAIGLWYEDFSQTTDEEVKEILDFRF, translated from the coding sequence ATGGTGTTAAGATTTCGCAACCGTACAGAAGCAGGAAAAATGTTAGCGCAAAATTTGACCGCTTATACTCACGAAGAAAACTTGTTGGTGTTAGCTTTACCGCGTGGGGGTGTGCCGGTGGCGTGTGAAGTAGCGAAAGCTTTAAATGCACCTTTAGATGTTTGTATAGTGAGAAAATTGGGTGTACCTGGTCATAAAGAATTGGCAATGGGGGCGATCGCTGCTGGGGGAATAGGAGTATTAAATTCTGATGTGATCAATACTTTGGGAATAGATAAAGAAACGATTCAGGCTGTTGCGGCTGAAGAATTGCAAGAATTACAAAGACGCGATCGCACTTATCGCGGGGATGCTCCACCTATAAACGTCGAAAATAAAACTGTGATTTTGATAGATGACGGTATTGCTACTGGTTCAACTATGCGTGCTGCTATTGCGATTCTTCAACAACAACAACCTAAAAAAATAGTTGTTGCTATACCAGTTGCACCGACAAGCACTTATAAAGAATTGCAGTCAGAAGTAGATGAAATAGTGTGTTTGCAAATTATAGAATACCTGTCTGCTATTGGATTATGGTATGAAGACTTTTCCCAAACTACTGATGAGGAAGTGAAAGAAATTTTAGATTTTAGATTTTAG